One Penaeus vannamei isolate JL-2024 chromosome 27, ASM4276789v1, whole genome shotgun sequence genomic window carries:
- the LOC138866758 gene encoding uncharacterized protein — MPVCFQSTLSSNRELLIPEIPASQGGAVLTHKEQIKIRSNLICIHHNHQHGIANTNPRRHGIANTNPRVTALQTPTHVDTALQTPTHVDKALQTPTHVNTALQTPTHVNTALQTPTHVDTALQTPTHVNTALQTPTHVNTALQTPTHVNTALQTPTHVDTALQTPTHVDTALQTPTHVDTALQTPTHVDTALQTPTHVNTALQTPTHGIANTNPRQHGIANTNPRRHGIANTNPRRHGIANTNPRRHGIANTNPRRHGIANTNPRRHGIANTNPRPHGIANTNPRQHGIANTNPRRHGIANTNPRRHGIANTNPRQHGIANTNPRQHGIANTNPRRHGIANTNPRASHPRAFTEAILIIED; from the exons ATGCCAGTTTGCTTTCAGTCGACTCTTTCATCAAACAGAGAGTTGTTG ATTCCAGAAATACCCGCATCTCAGGGAGGTGCTGTGTTGACCCACAAAGAGCAGATAA AGATTCGTAGCAACCTCATTTGCATTCACCACAACCATCAACACGGCATTGCAAACACCAACCCACGTCGACACGGCATTGCAAACACCAACCCACGTGTCACAGCATTGCAAACACCAACCCACGTCGACACGGCATTGCAAACACCAACCCACGTCGACAAGGCTTTGCAAACACCAACCCACGTCAACACGGCATTGCAAACACCAACCCACGTCAACACGGCATTGCAAACACCAACCCACGTCGACACGGCATTGCAAACACCAACCCACGTCAACACGGCATTGCAAACACCAACCCACGTCAACACGGCATTGCAAACACCAACCCACGTCAACACGGCATTGCAAACACCAACCCACGTCGACACGGCATTGCAAACACCAACCCACGTCGACACGGCATTGCAAACACCAACCCACGTCGACACGGCATTGCAAACACCAACCCACGTCGACACGGCATTGCAAACACCAACCCACGTCAACACGGCATTGCAAACACCAACCCACGGCATTGCAAACACCAACCCACGTCAACACGGCATTGCAAACACCAACCCACGTCGACACGGCATTGCAAACACCAACCCACGTCGACACGGCATTGCAAACACCAACCCACGTCGACACGGCATTGCAAACACCAACCCACGTCGACACGGCATTGCAAACACCAACCCACGTCGACACGGCATTGCAAACACCAACCCACGTCCACACGGCATTGCAAACACCAACCCACGTCAACACGGCATTGCAAACACCAACCCACGTCGACACGGCATTGCAAACACCAACCCACGTCGACACGGCATTGCAAACACCAACCCACGTCAACACGGCATTGCAAACACCAACCCACGTCAACACGGCATTGCAAACACCAACCCACGTCGACACGGCATTGCAAACACCAACCCACG